Genomic segment of Myxococcus xanthus:
GCCGCCCTCTGGCGCGGCATCCTGTACGACGCCACCGCGCTGGAGGAGGCCGAGCGCCTGTTGCCGAAGCTGACCTACGCCGAGCACCTGGCCTTCCATGATACGGCGCGGCGCGAGGGGCTGGGCGGCCGGCTGGGTTCGCAGGAGCTGCACCGCCTGGCGGCGGAGATGCTGGCCATCTCCCGCCGGGGCTTGATGCGGCTGGATGCGCAGGATGCGCCCCTGCTGGACGCGCTGGACGCGGTGGCCGCGTCGGGGCGTTCGCCCGCGGTGGCGGTGCTCGAGGCGTGGGAGAAGAATCCCCGCCCCGAGGCGCTGCTGGACGGCTTCAGCCTGTGACATGGGGGCGGGCTAGAACTGCCCGCCAATCATCACATTGCCGTTGAGGAGACTGCCTTTCTCGTCGGCGTTGGTGATGGGGTTTCGGAGGAGGCCCTCCCCGCCGACGAACCGATACGTGGCGCGCGCGCCGGCCACCAGGTTGCCGAAGCGGTAGTCCAGGCCCGCGGCCAGCGGGAGCTCCGTCTGCCAGTCATTGTTGTAGAAGCGGTCCGCGCCGTCAGAGGGGTTGAGGTAGCTCAGGCCGACGCCCGCGCCGACGAAGGGGCGCCACTTTTCGTCGATGAGCGGTCCCGCCTTGGCGAGCAGGGTGGCGTTGTGGCGCCAGACGCCTTCGCCATCGCCGTTGTTGCGCAGGCGCGAGTCGTCGATGGGGAAGCGCTGGCCTTCGTAGCCGACCTCGACGCCTCCGTACTGCCAGGGATAGGCGCTGGCGTTGATGCCCAGCAGCGGGCCCACCTTGGTGTTGCTGCCGAGGTCTCCGGTGAAGTTGCCGAGACCCAGTCGGACGTCGACGCCCACCAGCGGCCGCTCCTTGACGCGCAGCCGCTCGCCCACCTGCTGTGCCTCGATGGCGAAGGCAGGTCCCGCCATGCCCAGCGCCGCCGCGGCGGCTCCACCCACAATCGAACGTCGCATCGCATTCCTCCCCGGAAAATCAGTCACCGGAAAGCTGGCCATCTGTCGCCACGGCTACAGAGAGAGCCACAGGGACGCACGGTGGCCTGGATGGCCGCGGGCGCATCGGCCCACGGGGCGAAGGGCGCCGTGACTTGTGCGCGGACGAGCGAGGAGGGGCTCAGCGGCGGCCGAAGAGCTTCTTCAGTCCGGACAGCACGCCACCCGGGCGTCGCTCCGGCTCAGCGGCCAGCGGCGAGCGGGCGATGAGCGCGTCGAAGGTCGCGTCGTCCAAGTGCTCCGTGGCCAGAGACACCGCGTGCCGCTTCATGCCAGGCAGGGTGGTTTCGAGCGACAGGGCTCCATCGACTGAGAGGGCGAGGTGAAGTTCCACCTCACCCGCGCGCTCCACGTTGAGGGTGAGCCGGCCGAGGTACTCGGCGTCGGACGCCTGCGTGACTGCCCCCTGGAAGAGGGCCAGCTCGAGTGGACCCGGCACGGCGGGAAGCACCAGCGTCTTGGTGGCGGGCAGGCGGGTGTTCCGTTCGAGGACGCGGCGCAAGGTGCCACCGCGCTCGGCGACGGCGAGCGGCGAGGACAGCACCTCGGAGACAGTGGCCGCGGGCTTGCCGGCCGCGGCCAGCAGAAGCCCCTGTCCGAGCAGCGCGGCGCCCAGGGCCACGCTGCCTCGAGTGTCCACGTCGTCGCGCACGCTCACGCCCAGGCTCTCTTCGAGCCGGCGGCGGACCAGCGGCGCGGCGCTCTGCCCGCCGACGAGCAGCACCGCGTCCAGCCCCTGGGGGGAGAGCGCATTGGATTCGAGCACGTCGCGGACCACGGTGGTGACGCGCTGGGCGAGGTCGGCGGTGAGGGCTTCGACTCGCTCCCGGTTGATGGGGGGCACGGTTCCCGAGGGGAGGGTGACGTCCACCTGCTCCTGGCTGGAGAGGGCCACCTTCGTGGACTCGGCGGCGGTGCGCAGGGGGGCCCAGTCGAAGGGATGGTCCGGCTTGGGCACGCCCTGTTCCGAGAGGTCGCTGGCGATGGCCTCGGCGATGCGCGCATCGAAGTCCATACCGCCGAGGGTGGCGTCGCCTCCGGTGGTAATGACCTCGAGGTCATCGCCTGTGACTTGCACCACGCAGACCTGGAGACCGCCACCGCCCAGGTCCACGACGAGCACCCGCTTTCGCGCGAGCCCTCGGCCATGTGCATACGCGAGCGCTGCCGCCGCGGGGGCGATGAGGATGCGCTGGGCATCGAGCCCCGCGAGCGTGGCGGCTTCGCGAAGGGCCGCGCACTGGCGGTCGGTGAAGTGCGTGGGGGCACAGATGACGGCGCGGGTTGCCTTGCGGCCCAGGTGCGTCGCGGCGGCATGCTTCAGCTCGCGAAGCAGCATGGCCGTGAAGAGAATGGGTGAGATGACGCGGCCTCGGACCTCCACGGCGGAGTCCCCATTCGTGTCCGTGGTGACGGGGAAGGGGAGCAACGGGGCGAGCCAGCGAAGTTGCGGAGAACGCGGCTTCAGACCCAGCAGCCGCTTGAGACCGGAGATGGCACGGCGGGGGGCACGTTGGCCTTCCGTCTGAGCCGTGGCGCCGACGACGAGGTCGCCGGTTCCGTTCACCGCGATGAGCGCGGGAAGGTCCGTGGTGGTGGTGCCGGGGAGGGGAATGAGCTTGGGTGTCCCGTCCTGGACGACGGCGACGCGCGCATGTGAGGTGCCCAGGTCGATGCCCAGCACGACCTCAGGGAGCGCGGGCGTCGAGGCCGGCTGGGGAAGGGGGACTTCGAGCAGGGCACGGCGGCGGTTGCGTGGCACGTCCGCGTCCTGAGGGACGGGGGGCGTGGGCTCGGATTCGGTGCGGGCTGGGGCTGCTTCCGTGTTGAACAGAGAAGCTTCATCCGAGGCCACGCCGGGGCGCACGCTTTCGGTAGCGGTGGTGCGCTCATGCGGCTCGGCAGTCGCGAGTGTTGGCTCTGGTGGCGGACTCGACTCGGCCGCGGGGGCTGCACTGGCTGCCGCCTGGGGCGGTGTGTCACCTGATGTGGAGGCGCCCTGCGAACGCTCAGCGGAGTTCGCGCCTGGAGCGGCGTGCGCCGTCTTGTCGACGCCAGGTGCGCTCGGGAGCGCGGCCATCGCCTGTGCGGATGCTGCCTCGCCGGGAGCACTGCCGGACGGGTCATCCGTGTGGGTCGTCGTCGTAGATTCGGACGCGACACTCGGGCCACTTTGTTCGGTGGTCGGCGCTGCTGCTTGGGGCTCGGTAGCTGCCTCGTTGCTTGCCTCGGCGACGGGCGCATCGCTCAGTGGTGACGTCGCGGCGGGGGGCTGAGTGGTGGATGCGTCGCCTGCTTCGGCGTCGGACTGTGCACGAGGAGGCGCGGCCGTCGCGGACGCCTCCGGGGATGCTACGTGACCTGCCTCGGTGGTGGGCTCGACGCTTGTGATCGAAGTGGCAGTTGGCGTTTCAGTCGGTGATGCGTCGCCTGCTTTGGCATCGCGCGTTTCGCTCGCGGGCGCCGCCGTCCCGGAGGATGTCGGGGCTGTTTCGTTGCCCTCGTCGGTGTCGGGCTCGACGCTTGTGGTCGATGCCTCGGCGGTTGCTCGAATCGTGGATGTATCGCTGCCCTTGGCGGTGGGCTCGGAGCTCGTCGTCGCAGATGTCGCGGAGGGTTCCGTGGCTGCTTCGTTGGCGGGAGCAGTACCCGTAACTGGCGTCGTCGCGGAGGGTTCCGCCGTTGCAGGCGTGCCAGCTTCCGCGACGATTGGGGTGTTCGCCTGAGTGACAGATGCTCCGTGGGGCGCCGCTGCATCTGCATCCGTTGCTGGGGCGGAAGCTTCGTCACCGACGGCTTCGTCGAGTTCAGAGGGCGCGCGTCCACCAGGACCAGGCAGGGATACAGGGCGCGCGGGCGCGGAGGTGGGGGGCTCGGCTGCTGCATGCGCATCGTCGCCTGTCTCCAACTCGGGCGGGACACGAAGCAGCGTTTGAGGCGGCTCCACTGGCTCGCTCGAGGCCAGTGCGTCGGAGGCTTTCGCCGTCACGTCCGGAGTCGCGGTCGCTGACGGCGCAGTGCCGGCGTCGGTTGACGAATTCACCGGGACGAGTGCCGCTTTGGCGGGCTCACCGAGGCCGTGTCGCTCGGCTACGGCATTCGCATTGCTACCTTCATCCTCGGACGCCGCGAGGCTCGCGGTGATGGCGAAGTCGAGCCCGTCACTCGAATCAGCTTCAAAGCGCGGAGCGACAGGTCCCGGACGTGCGTCCGCATCTTGTGTGCTCGGAGCCCCTGAATCAGTGAAAGCACTCCCGCCGAACGCGTCAGAGGCATCAAGTGAGCCCGTGTCCGCCTCACCGGACACCGCATGCGCGTCCGTGCTGGACGCAGGCTCATCCGGCACTTGCTCGGACTCGGAGGACGGAGCAGCCGTGCCGGAGTCCGGCGCTTCCGCGCGTGCGTCATCATCCGCCGTAGCAGTCTCGGAACTGGGCGTGAGTTCCGGCACCGCCACCGTGCTCGCGAGATCGGCTCCGTTGGCAGCTACCGCGTCAGGAACTCCCGTCGGCGTGCCTTCGACGCGCGCATCCTCCCGCGAGGGCTCGCGGGGGGGAGTCGAGGCACGCACCGCATTCGAAGCCTTCGCGCCGGGTGTGCGGCGAACGAGTCCCGGAGGTGGCGCGGGTGCAGGGGCCGGAGGCGGGAGCGTGACCTGGGCGGGAGCTTGTGGCTCCGCGCTTCCGGTACGTTTCGACACCACCCGGTCGATGAGCGCCTTGCTCGCAGCGTCCAGCTTCACGAAGCGCACCGTCATGCCGGTACGCCCGCCCACCGCGTCCACCTGGGCCTTCACGACGACGCCTTCGCCGCGAAGCAGGCGTGTCCCATCGGCAAGGACGAACTCGAACGCCAGCCCGGTACCTTCGGGCTTCATGGCGCGCGTGGCAACGAACACGCCACCGCGCGCCACGTTCGAGCCGTACTTGTCGATAAACTCCTCCTCCGTCGTGTACGGGAGGCGGATGCGAAGCGGGAGGAGCTTGGACGCTGTCCCGCTCATTTCAAGGGAATCCGCACATCCCCCCCGGAGCCCTGAAGCAACAGGTGTAGCCCGTCGTCCCGAAGGGCCTCCGGAGGAAGCTCGAACAGGAGGACCACGTCGGTGCGCTCATCCGGAGCCCAGGTGCGCCGAAGGGGGCGGGTGCCCCCGACGACCTGGGCATCCCGGGCCACGGTGTACGACTGGCCTTCAGCCCCGAAGAGCTTCGCCCCGTCCAGGTCCAGGGTGAGCGACGCGCCGCCCACGTTCTGCGTCATGAGTTGAACGCGGAAGAACAGGTCCTCGGAGGTCAGGCTCACCTTCCCCGAGCCCTTCACCGAGTGCGACGCGTCCAGTCCGGTGAGCTTCACGGACAGGGTCTCCAAGTGCACGGCGTCGTTGGGGGCGGGAAGCTCCCATGCGCGCTCGGTGGGGACGTTGATGCCCGCGGCCAGGCCCGCGAGGTTCGCGTTCGGGTCTCCGCGCGTGGCCTCGGGGCCCTGGGAGGGACGGCCGCCCTGGTTCACCCGGTCCACTTCCTGGCGGAGCTTCTGAAGCGTCCGGTCGTCACCCGTACCCGTGTAGTCAGGCACGGACTCCTCCTTGCAGCCACCCAGGACGAGGGTGGCCGCCAGGAGCGCCACGGAAGCGGAGGCCCGGTGGTTCATCACGCGGTGCCCACGCCCTTCACCAACTCGTACAGCTTCTCCAGCGCCGCGGGGAGCTTCGAGGCATCAGGGCCACCAGCCTGGGCCATCTCGGCCTTGCCGCCGCCCTTGCCGCCGACTTCCTTGGCCATCTCGCGCACCAGCGCGCCGGCGTTGATGCCCTTGGCCACGACGTCCTTGGTGGCCGCGACCAGGATGATGGCCCGGCCGTCCTTCTCGCCGCCGATGGCGACCACGCCCGAGCGGATGCGGTCACGGAGCTGGTCCGCCATGCCGCGCAGGACGTTGTCATCCGCTGCGTCCACCTGGGTGGCCAGGACCTTCATGCCATTCACATCGCGAGCCTGCTCCAGCAGGTCCTTGCTGCTGGCCGTCTGCGCCTTGACGGCCACTTCCTCGACCTTGCGCTCCAGTTCCTTCACGCGCTTCTGGGTCGCTTCGACGCGCTTGGAGACTTCCTTCGGGTTCGACTTGAGCAGCTCGGCTACCTTGCGCAGCTCGTGTTCCTGCTCGCGGACGTGCTGGAGCGCGCCGATGCCCGTCAGCGCGACGATGCGGCGCACGCCGGACGCGACGCCGCTCTCGCTGGCAATCTTGAACAGGCCGATGTCACCGCTGCGGCGCACGTGGGTGCCGCCGCACAGCTCGGTGGACTCGGGGTGTACGGTGACGACGCGAACCGTCTCGCCGTACTTCTCGCCGAACATGGCGACGGCGCCGGACTTCTTCGCGTCCTCCAGGCTCATGACGCGCGTCTCGGCCCCCGCGTTGTCGCGAATCCAGCCGTTGACCAGGTCCTCGACCTGCTCAAGCTGCGCGGACGTGGCGGGCGAGAAGTGCGCGAAGTCGAAGCGCAGGTAGTCCGGCGCTACGACGGAACCCGCCTGCTTCACGTGCTCACCGAGCACGAGCTTGAGCGCCTTGTGGAGCAGGTGCGTCGCGGAGTGGTTCGCACGGATGGACTTGCGGCGCTCCGAGTCCACGCCGGCCTGGACCATGTCGCCGACCTTGAAGGTGCCCTCGGAGACTTCCACCGAGTGGACCACGAGGCCCGGCACGGGGCGCTGCGCGTCGGTGACCTTGGCCACCGCCTTGCCGCCGTGGCCGACGATGCGGCCGGTGTCGCCCATCTGGCCACCGGACTCGCCGTAGAAGGGCGTGCGGTCCAGGACCAGCTCCACCGTGTCGCCTTGCGTGGCCTGCGTGACTTCGGCGCCGTCCTTGACGATGGCCCGGATGCTGCCTTCGCCTTCGTGTCCCTCGCCCTCATAGCCGAGGAACTCCGTCGTCCCGAGCCGCTCCGCCAGCTTCAGGTAGACCTCGCCCGTGGCCTTGTCGCCAGAGCCCGCGAACTTGTTCTTGTCCGCCTCTTCCTTGAGGCGCTCCTCGAAGCGGACCAGGTCCACGTCGAGGCCGCGCTCCCGGGCGATGATCTGCGTAAGGTCCCATGGGAAGCCGTAGGTGCCGTGGAGTAGGAAGACGACGTCGCCGGAGAGCTGCTTGCCGCCGGCCTTCTGCAGCTCGGACAGCTCCTCCTCGATGAGCTTGAGGCCGCGGCTGAGCGTCTGGCGGAAGCTCGTCTCCTCGTGCCGACAGACCTCCAGGACGAAGGTGCGGCTCTCCCGGAGCTCGGGGTAGGCGTCGCCCATCAGCTCGATGACGCGGTCGACGACCTTGAAGAAGAAGACGTCCTCCAGGCCCAACTGCTGGGTGCCGTGCCGGATGGCGCGGCGCATGATGCGGCGCAGGACGTAGCCGCGGCCCTCGTTGGAGGGCTGGACGCCGTCCGAGATGAGGAACGCCGCCGCGCGGCTGTGGTCCGCGACCACGCGCTGGGACGCGCCAGACTCCTGCGAGTAGGGCTTGCCGCACAGTTCGCTGACGGTGGCGAGGATGTTCTGGAAGAGGTCCGTCTCATAGTTGGACCGCTTGCCCTG
This window contains:
- a CDS encoding outer membrane protein translates to MASFPVTDFPGRNAMRRSIVGGAAAAALGMAGPAFAIEAQQVGERLRVKERPLVGVDVRLGLGNFTGDLGSNTKVGPLLGINASAYPWQYGGVEVGYEGQRFPIDDSRLRNNGDGEGVWRHNATLLAKAGPLIDEKWRPFVGAGVGLSYLNPSDGADRFYNNDWQTELPLAAGLDYRFGNLVAGARATYRFVGGEGLLRNPITNADEKGSLLNGNVMIGGQF
- a CDS encoding Hsp70 family protein; amino-acid sequence: MASDEASLFNTEAAPARTESEPTPPVPQDADVPRNRRRALLEVPLPQPASTPALPEVVLGIDLGTSHARVAVVQDGTPKLIPLPGTTTTDLPALIAVNGTGDLVVGATAQTEGQRAPRRAISGLKRLLGLKPRSPQLRWLAPLLPFPVTTDTNGDSAVEVRGRVISPILFTAMLLRELKHAAATHLGRKATRAVICAPTHFTDRQCAALREAATLAGLDAQRILIAPAAAALAYAHGRGLARKRVLVVDLGGGGLQVCVVQVTGDDLEVITTGGDATLGGMDFDARIAEAIASDLSEQGVPKPDHPFDWAPLRTAAESTKVALSSQEQVDVTLPSGTVPPINRERVEALTADLAQRVTTVVRDVLESNALSPQGLDAVLLVGGQSAAPLVRRRLEESLGVSVRDDVDTRGSVALGAALLGQGLLLAAAGKPAATVSEVLSSPLAVAERGGTLRRVLERNTRLPATKTLVLPAVPGPLELALFQGAVTQASDAEYLGRLTLNVERAGEVELHLALSVDGALSLETTLPGMKRHAVSLATEHLDDATFDALIARSPLAAEPERRPGGVLSGLKKLFGRR
- the alaS gene encoding alanine--tRNA ligase; the encoded protein is MPSALTASEIREAFLKFFEERGHRRVASSSLVPANDPTLMFTNAGMVQFKDVFTGRETRDYRRATTSQKCVRAGGKHNDLDNVGFTARHHTFFEMLGNFSFGDYFKADAIAYGWEFVTRTLGLSTDRLAVTVFNGEGGTPWDEEAYELWKKQGVPAERLYKLGLKDNFWAMGDTGPCGPCSEIHYHQGDDIPCVEEAEGKKCQGVACDCDRWLEIWNLVFMQFERKEKDGPLIPLPKPSIDTGAGLERIASVVQGKRSNYETDLFQNILATVSELCGKPYSQESGASQRVVADHSRAAAFLISDGVQPSNEGRGYVLRRIMRRAIRHGTQQLGLEDVFFFKVVDRVIELMGDAYPELRESRTFVLEVCRHEETSFRQTLSRGLKLIEEELSELQKAGGKQLSGDVVFLLHGTYGFPWDLTQIIARERGLDVDLVRFEERLKEEADKNKFAGSGDKATGEVYLKLAERLGTTEFLGYEGEGHEGEGSIRAIVKDGAEVTQATQGDTVELVLDRTPFYGESGGQMGDTGRIVGHGGKAVAKVTDAQRPVPGLVVHSVEVSEGTFKVGDMVQAGVDSERRKSIRANHSATHLLHKALKLVLGEHVKQAGSVVAPDYLRFDFAHFSPATSAQLEQVEDLVNGWIRDNAGAETRVMSLEDAKKSGAVAMFGEKYGETVRVVTVHPESTELCGGTHVRRSGDIGLFKIASESGVASGVRRIVALTGIGALQHVREQEHELRKVAELLKSNPKEVSKRVEATQKRVKELERKVEEVAVKAQTASSKDLLEQARDVNGMKVLATQVDAADDNVLRGMADQLRDRIRSGVVAIGGEKDGRAIILVAATKDVVAKGINAGALVREMAKEVGGKGGGKAEMAQAGGPDASKLPAALEKLYELVKGVGTA